The following coding sequences are from one Rhipicephalus microplus isolate Deutch F79 chromosome 3, USDA_Rmic, whole genome shotgun sequence window:
- the LOC119175504 gene encoding thialysine N-epsilon-acetyltransferase-like: MSSFKVRPARREDAEVVLAMMIELNDFQELPPPLITLDGLRRDVFDNERPYVSVNLAVSPSSDGNGEVVVGQVIFFVIFDAVLLQKLVYIEDIYVRPEYRRRGVGLALWKSAAEQGVLRDCDGLRLEVLGTNKEAVDFYAKRGARDLGPVCGFQHFKLVWDASSDGIKV; encoded by the coding sequence ATGTCGTCCTTCaaggtgcgaccggcgcgacgGGAAGACGCCGAGGTCGTGCTGGCCATGATGATCGAGCTGAACGACTTCCAGGAACTGCCGCCGCCGCTGATCACCCTGGACGGACTGCGGCGGGACGTGTTCGACAACGAGCGGCCTTACGTCAGCGTCAACCTGGCCGTCTCGCCTTCGTCAGACGGTAACGGCGAAGTCGTCGTGGGCCAGGTAATCTTCTTCGTCATATTCGACGCCGTGTTGCTGCAGAAGCTGGTTTACATCGAGGACATCTACGTGCGTCCCGAGTACCGCCGCCGGGGTGTCGGCCTCGCCCTCTGGAAGTCGGCGGCCGAGCAGGGAGTGCTTCGCGACTGCGACGGATTGCGCCTCGAGGTACTCGGCACCAACAAGGAGGCCGTGGACTTCTACGCGAAGCGAGGCGCCAGGGATCTCGGTCCCGTCTGCGGTTTCCAGCACTTCAAGCTCGTCTGGGACGCCTCCTCCGATGGCATAAAGGTGTGA